From the genome of Yersinia enterocolitica, one region includes:
- a CDS encoding MarC family protein — MSQSLLDLSGYIKFFVGLFALVNPVGILPVFISMTSYQAAAGRDKTNLTANLSVAIILWISLFLGDAILKIFGISIDSFRIAGGILVVSIAMSMISGKLGEDKQNKQEKTETAVRESIGVVPLALPLMAGPGAISSTIVWSSRYHSWQNLLGLTVAVALFAFCCWLLFRAAPLLVRLLGQTGINVITRIMGLLLMALGIEFIVTGIKAIFPGLL, encoded by the coding sequence GTGAGTCAATCATTGTTGGACCTTTCAGGTTACATCAAGTTTTTTGTTGGCTTATTTGCACTGGTAAACCCGGTAGGTATATTGCCGGTATTTATCAGTATGACCAGCTATCAGGCAGCGGCTGGGCGGGATAAAACTAACCTGACAGCTAACCTGTCAGTGGCGATTATCTTGTGGATATCCTTGTTCTTGGGGGATGCCATTCTGAAAATTTTTGGTATTTCCATCGACTCATTCCGTATTGCCGGTGGGATTCTGGTCGTCAGCATTGCGATGTCGATGATCAGCGGCAAACTCGGTGAGGATAAGCAGAACAAGCAGGAAAAAACCGAAACGGCGGTCCGTGAAAGTATCGGTGTTGTGCCACTCGCATTGCCCCTGATGGCAGGGCCAGGTGCCATCAGTTCAACAATTGTTTGGAGTTCCCGCTATCACAGCTGGCAGAATTTGTTAGGCTTGACGGTGGCTGTGGCCTTGTTTGCGTTCTGTTGCTGGTTGCTATTCCGGGCGGCTCCGCTGCTGGTTCGGCTGTTAGGGCAAACCGGTATTAACGTTATAACGCGTATTATGGGGTTGTTGCTGATGGCATTAGGCATCGAGTTTATTGTCACCGGTATCAAAGCGATTTTCCCCGGATTACTTTAA
- a CDS encoding bifunctional acetaldehyde-CoA/alcohol dehydrogenase, which yields MAVTNVAELNELVARVKKAQREYANFTQEQVDKIFRAAALAAADARIPLAKLAVEESGMGIVEDKVIKNHFASEYIYNAYKDEKTCGILEEDKTFGTITIAEPIGLICGIVPTTNPTSTAIFKALISLKTRNGIVFSPHPRAKDATNKAADIVLQAAIAAGAPADIIGWIDAPTVELSNQLMHHPDINLILATGGPGMVKAAYSSGKPAIGVGAGNTPVVVDETADIKRVVASILMSKTFDNGVICASEQSIIVVDSAYDAVRERFSSHGGYLLQGKELKAVQDIILKNGGLNAAIVGQPATKIAEMAGIKVPSNTKILIGEVKVVDESEPFAHEKLSPTLAMYRAKNFEDAVDKAEKLVEMGGIGHTSCLYTDQDNQPARVKYFGDKMKTARILINTPASHGGIGDLYNFKVAPSLTLGCGSWGGNSISENVGPKHLINKKTVAKRAENMLWHKLPKSIYFRRGSLPIALEEVATDGAKRAFIVTDRYLFNNGYADQITSVLKSHGIETEVFFEVEADPTLSIVRKGAEQMNSFKPDVIIALGGGSPMDAAKIMWVMYEHPETHFEELALRFMDIRKRIYKFPKMGVKAKMIAVTTTSGTGSEVTPFAVVTDDATGQKYPLADYALTPDMAIVDANLVMNMPKSLCAFGGLDAVTHALEAYVSVLANEYSDGQALQALKLLKEFLPASYNEGAKNPVARERVHNAATIAGIAFANAFLGVCHSMAHKLGSEFHIPHGLANAMLISNVIRYNANDNPTKQTAFSQYDRPQARRRYAEVADHLGLSAPGDRTAQKIQKLLTWLDEIKAELGIPASIREAGVQEADFLAKVDKLSEDAFDDQCTGANPRYPLISELKQILMDTYYGREFSEELDREEVAVTAAPAPKTEKKAKK from the coding sequence ATGGCTGTAACGAATGTCGCTGAACTTAACGAGCTAGTAGCACGCGTCAAGAAAGCCCAGCGCGAGTATGCCAACTTTACTCAAGAGCAGGTTGATAAAATCTTCCGTGCCGCAGCTCTGGCTGCAGCGGATGCCCGTATTCCCCTGGCCAAGCTGGCGGTAGAGGAATCAGGTATGGGTATTGTTGAAGATAAAGTGATCAAGAATCACTTTGCTTCTGAATACATCTACAATGCCTACAAAGATGAAAAAACTTGTGGCATTTTAGAAGAAGATAAAACCTTCGGTACAATTACTATCGCTGAACCTATTGGTTTAATCTGCGGTATCGTGCCAACAACTAACCCGACTTCTACCGCTATCTTCAAGGCATTAATTAGCCTTAAAACGCGTAACGGTATCGTATTCTCTCCACATCCACGTGCTAAAGACGCAACCAATAAAGCTGCAGATATCGTGCTTCAAGCCGCTATTGCCGCAGGTGCGCCAGCAGATATTATTGGTTGGATTGATGCGCCAACAGTTGAGTTGTCTAACCAACTGATGCACCACCCTGACATTAACCTGATTCTGGCAACCGGTGGCCCAGGCATGGTTAAAGCAGCTTATAGCTCAGGTAAACCGGCTATCGGTGTTGGTGCAGGTAACACTCCTGTTGTGGTTGACGAAACCGCTGATATTAAACGTGTTGTTGCATCTATCTTGATGTCAAAAACCTTTGATAATGGTGTGATTTGTGCCTCTGAACAATCTATCATCGTGGTTGATTCAGCTTACGACGCAGTTCGCGAGCGCTTCTCTTCCCATGGTGGCTACCTGTTACAAGGTAAAGAGCTGAAAGCAGTTCAGGATATCATTCTGAAAAATGGTGGTTTAAACGCCGCTATCGTTGGTCAGCCAGCAACTAAAATTGCTGAAATGGCTGGCATTAAAGTTCCTAGCAACACCAAAATTCTTATCGGTGAAGTTAAGGTTGTTGACGAGTCAGAACCATTTGCTCACGAAAAACTGTCGCCTACTTTAGCGATGTATCGTGCGAAGAATTTTGAAGACGCAGTTGATAAAGCGGAAAAACTGGTAGAAATGGGGGGTATCGGCCATACATCTTGCCTGTATACCGACCAGGATAACCAACCTGCACGCGTTAAGTATTTCGGCGATAAAATGAAAACCGCCCGAATTCTAATCAACACCCCTGCCTCTCATGGTGGTATCGGTGACCTGTACAACTTCAAAGTGGCGCCATCTCTGACGCTAGGTTGTGGTTCATGGGGTGGTAACTCCATCTCTGAAAACGTTGGGCCGAAACACTTGATCAACAAGAAAACTGTGGCTAAGCGAGCAGAAAACATGTTGTGGCATAAACTACCGAAATCTATTTACTTCCGTCGTGGCTCTCTGCCTATCGCGTTGGAAGAAGTGGCAACTGACGGTGCAAAACGTGCCTTCATCGTGACTGACCGCTATCTGTTCAACAACGGTTATGCCGATCAAATCACCAGCGTGTTGAAATCTCACGGTATCGAGACTGAAGTCTTCTTCGAAGTAGAAGCGGACCCTACCCTGAGCATCGTGCGCAAAGGTGCCGAGCAGATGAACTCCTTCAAACCAGACGTGATCATTGCGCTGGGTGGTGGTTCACCGATGGATGCAGCCAAAATCATGTGGGTCATGTACGAACACCCTGAAACCCACTTCGAAGAATTGGCACTACGCTTTATGGATATCCGTAAACGTATTTACAAGTTCCCGAAAATGGGTGTGAAAGCGAAAATGATCGCGGTAACCACCACATCAGGTACCGGTTCAGAAGTGACACCATTTGCGGTAGTTACCGACGATGCAACAGGCCAGAAATACCCATTAGCTGACTACGCATTGACTCCAGACATGGCAATCGTTGATGCCAACCTGGTCATGAATATGCCTAAGTCTTTATGTGCCTTCGGTGGTCTGGACGCAGTAACTCATGCTCTGGAAGCTTATGTTTCTGTATTGGCGAATGAATATTCTGACGGCCAGGCTCTGCAAGCGCTGAAACTGCTGAAAGAATTCCTGCCAGCCAGCTACAATGAAGGTGCTAAAAACCCAGTGGCTCGTGAGCGTGTACATAATGCCGCAACCATCGCGGGTATCGCTTTTGCTAACGCCTTCTTGGGTGTCTGCCACTCAATGGCCCATAAACTGGGTTCTGAGTTCCATATCCCGCATGGCTTAGCCAACGCCATGTTGATTTCTAACGTTATTCGCTATAACGCGAATGACAACCCAACTAAGCAGACTGCTTTCAGCCAATATGACCGCCCACAAGCGCGCCGTCGTTATGCTGAAGTTGCAGATCATCTGGGTCTGAGTGCTCCGGGCGACCGTACTGCACAGAAAATTCAGAAACTGCTGACTTGGTTAGATGAAATCAAAGCAGAGTTGGGTATCCCAGCATCAATTCGTGAAGCTGGCGTTCAAGAAGCTGATTTCTTAGCTAAAGTAGACAAACTGTCTGAAGATGCATTTGATGACCAGTGTACCGGTGCTAACCCACGTTACCCACTGATCTCTGAGTTGAAACAGATTTTGATGGATACTTATTACGGCCGCGAATTTAGCGAAGAACTTGACCGTGAAGAAGTTGCTGTTACAGCAGCTCCTGCACCAAAAACTGAAAAGAAAGCCAAGAAATAA
- a CDS encoding thymidine kinase, with product MAQLYFYYSAMNAGKSTALLQSSYNYQERGMRTLVFTAEIDNRFGVGTVSSRIGLSSQALLYNSGTSLLSIIATEHQEKPVHCILLDECQFLTKEQVQRLCQVVDELHIPVLCYGLRTDFLGELFPGSKYLLSWADKLVELKTICHCGRKANMVLRLDEQGRAVHDGEQVVIGGNESYVSVCRRHYKEAIKAASLQNPS from the coding sequence ATGGCTCAACTTTATTTTTATTACTCTGCGATGAATGCAGGGAAATCCACCGCGCTGTTGCAGTCTTCTTATAACTACCAAGAGCGGGGCATGCGTACCTTGGTGTTTACAGCAGAGATAGATAATCGCTTTGGTGTCGGGACTGTCAGTTCGCGTATTGGCCTGTCCTCACAGGCGCTGCTTTATAATAGTGGAACTTCACTATTATCCATTATTGCCACTGAGCATCAGGAAAAGCCTGTTCATTGTATCTTGCTAGATGAATGCCAATTTTTGACCAAAGAGCAAGTTCAGCGATTGTGTCAGGTGGTGGATGAACTGCATATCCCGGTATTGTGTTACGGTTTGCGTACCGATTTTCTCGGCGAACTATTTCCCGGTAGCAAATATTTGTTGTCGTGGGCTGACAAATTGGTTGAACTGAAAACAATTTGTCATTGTGGCCGCAAAGCAAACATGGTGCTGCGGTTAGACGAACAAGGCAGAGCTGTGCATGACGGCGAACAAGTCGTTATTGGTGGTAACGAAAGCTACGTTTCTGTTTGTCGCCGCCATTATAAAGAGGCGATTAAAGCGGCTTCTCTCCAAAATCCTTCCTAG
- a CDS encoding DNA-binding transcriptional regulator H-NS, with protein MSEALKILNNIRTLRAQARECTLETLEEMLEKLEVVVNERREEDSQVQAEIEERTRKLSQYREMLIADGIDPNELLQTMSATKATTKAKRAARPAKYKYVDENGETKTWTGQGRTPAVIKKAIEDEGKSLDDFLL; from the coding sequence ATGAGCGAAGCGTTAAAGATTCTTAACAACATCCGTACTCTGCGTGCACAAGCGCGTGAATGCACTCTTGAAACTTTAGAAGAAATGCTGGAGAAGCTTGAAGTGGTCGTTAACGAACGCCGCGAAGAAGATTCTCAAGTACAAGCTGAAATTGAAGAACGCACACGTAAATTGAGCCAATACCGTGAAATGCTTATTGCAGACGGTATTGATCCAAATGAACTGCTGCAAACTATGAGTGCAACTAAAGCTACAACTAAAGCTAAGCGTGCTGCACGCCCAGCTAAATATAAGTATGTAGACGAGAATGGCGAAACTAAAACCTGGACAGGCCAAGGCCGTACTCCAGCAGTGATTAAGAAAGCCATTGAAGACGAAGGTAAATCACTGGATGATTTCCTGCTGTAA
- a CDS encoding UDP-glucose/GDP-mannose dehydrogenase family protein codes for MKVTVFGIGYVGLVQAAVLAEVGHDVLCIDIDANKVSDLQKGRVAIFEPGLAPLVKENYDEGRLRFSTDAEAGVAHSTIQFIAVGTPPDEDGAADLKYVLDVASTIAKYMDAPKVIIDKSTVPVGTADQVQQRIKAILQQRGQDIAFNVVSNPEFLKEGAAVADCKRPERIVIGIDTDDNGVIDLISELYEPFNRNHDRMLIMDVRSAELTKYAANGMLATKISFMNEIANIAERLGADIEKVRQGIGSDSRIGYHFIYSGCGYGGSCFPKDIQALIRTAENCGYQPQLLRAVERINNEQKCKLTEFIQYHFDSQLAGKTFALWGLAFKPNTDDMREAPSRILMEALWRAGAIIQAYDPEAMDEAQRIYGARDDLKLMGTKESALQGADALIICTEWQNFRAPDFDMIKLRLKQPVIFDGRNLYDPERLNSRGFTYYGIGRGTSINRA; via the coding sequence ATGAAAGTGACGGTTTTTGGTATCGGTTATGTAGGACTGGTTCAGGCAGCAGTACTTGCCGAAGTTGGTCATGATGTCCTGTGTATCGATATCGACGCAAACAAAGTTTCCGACCTACAAAAAGGCCGTGTCGCTATTTTTGAACCAGGATTAGCGCCATTGGTAAAAGAAAACTACGACGAGGGCCGGCTTCGATTTTCAACAGATGCCGAAGCCGGTGTTGCTCATAGCACGATTCAGTTTATTGCGGTTGGTACTCCTCCTGATGAGGATGGTGCGGCTGACCTTAAATATGTGTTAGACGTTGCCAGCACTATTGCGAAATATATGGATGCGCCTAAAGTTATTATCGATAAATCAACTGTGCCAGTGGGTACCGCGGATCAAGTGCAGCAAAGGATTAAAGCGATTTTACAGCAACGTGGACAAGATATAGCTTTCAATGTGGTATCGAACCCTGAATTCTTAAAAGAAGGCGCTGCTGTTGCTGACTGTAAGCGGCCTGAGCGTATCGTTATCGGAATTGATACTGATGATAATGGTGTGATTGATTTAATTAGCGAACTATACGAGCCATTCAACAGAAATCATGACCGCATGTTAATTATGGATGTCCGCAGTGCAGAACTGACCAAATATGCAGCAAACGGTATGTTGGCAACCAAAATCAGTTTCATGAATGAAATTGCTAATATCGCAGAGCGGCTCGGTGCCGATATCGAAAAAGTACGCCAAGGTATTGGCTCAGATTCTCGCATTGGCTACCATTTTATTTATTCTGGTTGTGGCTATGGCGGTTCCTGTTTTCCAAAAGATATCCAAGCATTAATTCGTACCGCAGAAAATTGTGGCTATCAGCCGCAACTGTTGCGTGCAGTGGAGAGAATCAATAACGAACAAAAGTGTAAGTTAACTGAATTTATTCAATACCATTTTGATTCGCAGCTTGCAGGGAAAACATTTGCACTCTGGGGATTAGCATTCAAACCCAATACAGATGATATGCGAGAGGCCCCCAGTCGGATTTTGATGGAGGCTTTATGGCGTGCTGGCGCTATTATTCAAGCTTATGATCCAGAGGCAATGGATGAAGCTCAGCGTATTTATGGTGCAAGGGATGACCTAAAGTTAATGGGGACAAAAGAATCAGCGCTACAAGGGGCGGATGCTCTGATTATTTGTACTGAGTGGCAGAATTTTAGAGCACCTGATTTTGATATGATCAAGCTCCGATTAAAACAGCCGGTTATCTTTGATGGGCGTAATTTGTACGATCCAGAACGGTTAAATAGCCGAGGTTTTACCTATTATGGGATTGGTCGGGGTACATCGATTAATCGAGCGTAA
- a CDS encoding two-component system response regulator RssB translates to MEKPLAGKNILVVEDETVFRTVITEFLRALGAAVQQAENGLEALEQIKVQSPDLILCDLAMPKMGGIEFVERLLMQGVKIPILVISATDKMTDIAKVMRMGVKDVLLKPIVDLNRLREAVLACLYPILFTSHAIEETELIQDWDALRKNPHDAAQLLKQLQPPAQQTIAHCRVNYRQLTMVEKPGLVLDIAALSDKDLAFYCLDVTRAGDNGILAALLLRVLFNGILQEHLAHQQQRLPQMSTLLKQVNQLLRRTHLDGQFPLLVGYYHVEYKNLILVSAGLHANVSAGKNQIQLSNGVPLGTLKTAHLNQISQRCEAWQCQVWGGGSRLRLMLSADE, encoded by the coding sequence ATGGAAAAACCATTAGCAGGTAAAAATATTTTAGTCGTCGAGGACGAAACGGTCTTCCGTACTGTAATCACTGAGTTTCTAAGGGCACTCGGTGCGGCAGTCCAGCAGGCAGAAAATGGCCTGGAGGCGTTAGAGCAGATTAAGGTCCAATCACCTGACCTGATACTCTGCGATCTCGCTATGCCTAAGATGGGAGGGATCGAGTTTGTTGAGCGTTTACTCATGCAAGGAGTAAAGATCCCTATTTTAGTTATATCGGCTACTGATAAGATGACTGACATTGCTAAAGTCATGCGTATGGGCGTGAAAGACGTACTGTTGAAACCGATCGTGGATTTAAATCGGTTACGTGAAGCGGTGCTGGCATGCCTTTATCCCATACTGTTTACCTCTCATGCAATTGAAGAGACAGAACTTATTCAGGATTGGGATGCATTACGTAAGAATCCTCATGATGCAGCGCAGTTACTTAAGCAATTGCAACCACCGGCACAGCAAACCATTGCACACTGTCGGGTAAATTACCGGCAGTTAACGATGGTCGAGAAACCGGGATTAGTCCTTGATATCGCTGCATTATCAGATAAGGACCTGGCATTTTATTGTCTGGATGTCACCCGCGCCGGGGATAACGGAATTTTAGCCGCACTATTATTACGCGTGTTATTTAACGGGATTCTTCAAGAGCATTTGGCACATCAACAACAGCGTTTACCGCAGATGTCAACGTTACTTAAACAAGTTAACCAGTTACTAAGACGTACTCATTTGGATGGGCAGTTTCCTTTGCTCGTTGGTTATTATCATGTGGAATATAAAAATTTAATTCTGGTTTCGGCTGGTCTTCACGCGAATGTTAGTGCGGGTAAAAATCAGATTCAACTTAGTAATGGTGTGCCTTTAGGTACGTTAAAAACAGCACATTTAAATCAAATTAGTCAGCGTTGTGAAGCATGGCAATGCCAGGTATGGGGAGGAGGGAGTCGATTGAGGTTGATGCTTTCAGCCGATGAATAG
- a CDS encoding patatin family protein, translating into MRKIKIGLALGAGAAKGWAHIGVINALGRMGVKVDVVAGCSVGALVGAAYASDHLNVMERWVRSFKYWDVIRLMDFSWRRGGLLRGERVFNAVNQIIEVQDITECKLPFGSVVTNLTTGRELWLTEGDIKQAIRASCSMPGLLSPVRFGSYWLVDGAVVNPVPISLARAMGADIVIAVDLQHDAHLIRQDLFSSQSSPEGKPPEMPASWHLRLKARITNMSGNPTMAVPSAMEIMSTSIQVLENRLKRNRMAGDPPDVLIQPYCPQISMLDFHRADEAIAAGQLAVEKNIEQLRPLVRG; encoded by the coding sequence ATGAGAAAAATTAAGATTGGACTGGCACTTGGCGCGGGTGCCGCGAAGGGATGGGCACATATCGGGGTCATTAACGCGCTAGGAAGAATGGGCGTCAAAGTTGATGTTGTTGCCGGTTGTTCGGTTGGTGCCTTGGTTGGTGCAGCGTATGCCAGTGATCACCTGAATGTGATGGAACGCTGGGTTCGTTCGTTTAAATATTGGGATGTTATTCGATTGATGGATTTCTCCTGGCGTCGTGGCGGATTACTGCGGGGTGAGCGGGTTTTTAATGCTGTAAACCAAATAATTGAAGTGCAGGACATTACTGAATGTAAATTGCCCTTTGGGTCTGTTGTAACCAACTTAACGACGGGCCGTGAGTTATGGCTTACTGAGGGGGATATTAAACAGGCAATTAGGGCTTCATGCAGCATGCCTGGATTGCTTTCTCCTGTCCGCTTCGGTAGCTATTGGTTGGTTGATGGTGCAGTAGTCAATCCTGTTCCTATTTCTTTGGCAAGAGCAATGGGCGCTGACATTGTGATTGCCGTTGATTTGCAACATGATGCACATCTGATTCGGCAAGATCTGTTTTCCTCACAATCATCTCCTGAAGGTAAACCCCCGGAGATGCCAGCAAGTTGGCATTTGCGCTTAAAAGCACGAATAACCAATATGTCAGGTAATCCAACGATGGCCGTTCCCAGCGCCATGGAGATAATGTCTACCTCAATACAGGTATTGGAGAACAGATTAAAACGTAACCGTATGGCAGGAGATCCTCCCGATGTGTTGATCCAGCCCTACTGCCCACAAATATCAATGCTGGATTTCCATCGGGCGGATGAAGCCATTGCCGCTGGACAATTGGCTGTGGAGAAAAATATAGAGCAGTTACGTCCTTTGGTAAGGGGCTGA
- a CDS encoding N-acetyltransferase, with protein sequence MNIEICQTDLFNPDLIALIAQLDAYQEALYPAESNHTESIESMAQKKTFVYIATRQGRAVGCAILFQPESTYPEIKRVFVIPDCRGNGIASMLVTALLEKSISLNLKYVYLETGIHQPEAVKLYQRLGFEFTSEFGCYQYDPLSFYMVKTVASCH encoded by the coding sequence GTGAATATTGAAATATGCCAAACCGATCTATTTAATCCAGATCTTATTGCATTAATTGCTCAATTAGATGCGTATCAAGAAGCACTCTATCCGGCTGAAAGTAATCATACAGAGTCGATTGAGAGTATGGCTCAGAAAAAAACATTCGTTTATATTGCAACACGACAAGGTCGCGCTGTGGGATGCGCCATTCTTTTCCAACCCGAAAGTACATATCCTGAGATTAAGCGCGTTTTTGTCATCCCTGACTGCCGAGGTAATGGCATTGCGTCAATGCTAGTTACAGCACTGCTCGAAAAATCTATCTCTTTGAATTTAAAATATGTTTATTTGGAGACAGGGATTCATCAACCTGAAGCGGTAAAACTGTACCAGCGATTAGGCTTTGAATTTACGTCTGAATTTGGTTGTTATCAATACGACCCACTTAGTTTCTATATGGTAAAAACAGTGGCTAGTTGTCACTAA
- the purU gene encoding formyltetrahydrofolate deformylase: protein MPHQNVQKKVLRTICPDAKGLIAKITNICYKHQLNIVQNNEFVDHLTGRFFMRTELEGIFNDTTLLADLDDALPEGTNRELHTAGRRRIVIMVTKEAHCLGDLLMKSAYGGLDVEIAAVIGNHDALQNLVERFDIPFHLISHEGLTRDQHDQRLIEQIEQYQPDYVVLAKYMRVLTPAFVQHFPYQIINIHHSFLPAFIGARPYHQAYERGVKIIGATAHYVNDSLDEGPIIMQDVIHVDHSYTAEDMMRAGRDVEKNVLSRALYRVLAQRVFVYGNRTVIL from the coding sequence ATGCCACACCAGAATGTACAAAAGAAAGTGTTACGCACTATATGCCCTGACGCTAAAGGCTTAATCGCAAAAATTACCAATATTTGTTACAAGCACCAGTTGAATATCGTGCAGAATAATGAATTTGTTGATCATCTGACTGGCCGCTTTTTCATGCGTACAGAGCTTGAAGGTATTTTTAACGATACTACCCTGCTGGCAGACTTAGATGATGCTTTACCCGAAGGCACCAACCGCGAATTACATACCGCAGGGCGTCGCCGTATTGTCATTATGGTCACCAAAGAAGCACATTGCCTCGGCGACTTATTAATGAAGAGTGCCTATGGTGGTCTGGATGTTGAAATTGCGGCGGTGATTGGCAATCATGATGCACTACAGAATTTAGTGGAGCGCTTTGATATCCCTTTCCATCTCATCAGCCACGAAGGTTTGACTCGTGATCAACATGACCAACGTCTGATTGAGCAAATTGAACAATACCAACCAGACTACGTGGTTCTGGCCAAATATATGCGGGTGCTAACACCAGCCTTTGTTCAACACTTCCCTTACCAGATTATTAATATCCACCACTCATTCTTGCCTGCATTTATCGGTGCTCGCCCTTATCACCAGGCTTATGAGCGGGGGGTGAAAATTATTGGTGCCACGGCTCACTATGTAAACGATAGCCTGGATGAAGGCCCAATCATCATGCAAGATGTTATTCACGTCGATCATTCGTACACGGCTGAAGATATGATGCGAGCCGGGCGAGATGTGGAAAAAAACGTTCTGAGCCGTGCTCTGTATCGTGTTTTAGCACAACGTGTTTTTGTTTACGGTAACCGCACCGTTATCCTGTAA
- a CDS encoding LysR family transcriptional regulator, which translates to MFLSRKLEAFMAVVENGSLSKAARVMNRTTPPVAKSIKDFENIIGKKLFKREKFGMSLTRDGEILYNDLKDLYQQEKEITKKHLTGHVSNVINIYYDWGKSENLTKLYREAEKNNIQANIIKFYYENIDEIGDYDGNSLILSSEKISSERFTLLNEVPDSGFGIYGRKDIINESQDIINILHKNVWLCNPTLYRSDFVKNLEESVKKQHDKVSVRQVDNLACCLNFIYSGRYICITDSIMDDFNGDSKLDFINLASFESENKLYFYKSRSHSSVLNRLIEYIHTMV; encoded by the coding sequence ATGTTTCTATCTCGAAAGCTAGAGGCTTTTATGGCCGTAGTCGAAAATGGCTCGCTGAGTAAGGCCGCAAGGGTGATGAACAGGACTACACCTCCGGTAGCAAAGTCGATCAAAGACTTTGAAAATATAATAGGAAAAAAACTTTTTAAAAGAGAGAAATTTGGTATGAGTTTAACAAGGGATGGTGAGATTTTATATAATGATCTAAAAGATTTATATCAGCAAGAAAAAGAAATCACAAAAAAACACCTTACTGGGCACGTATCGAATGTCATCAATATTTACTACGATTGGGGTAAAAGTGAGAACTTGACAAAACTCTATCGGGAGGCAGAAAAGAATAACATTCAAGCTAATATAATTAAATTTTACTATGAAAATATTGATGAAATTGGAGACTATGATGGAAATTCACTTATCCTGTCATCAGAAAAAATCTCTAGCGAAAGATTTACGTTGTTAAATGAAGTGCCAGACAGTGGTTTCGGTATCTATGGACGCAAAGATATAATAAATGAAAGTCAAGATATTATAAATATTCTCCACAAGAATGTTTGGTTGTGCAACCCGACACTATATAGAAGTGACTTTGTTAAGAATCTTGAAGAATCAGTTAAAAAACAACATGATAAAGTTAGTGTTAGGCAGGTGGATAACCTGGCTTGCTGCCTAAACTTTATTTACTCTGGTCGCTATATATGTATTACAGATTCAATAATGGATGATTTTAATGGTGATTCTAAACTGGATTTTATAAATTTAGCCAGTTTTGAAAGTGAGAATAAGTTATATTTTTATAAATCACGCTCACATTCAAGTGTATTAAATAGACTTATTGAGTACATTCATACGATGGTATAA
- a CDS encoding exodeoxyribonuclease III, with amino-acid sequence MKFVSFNINGLRARPHQLAAIIEQHQPEVIGLQETKVHDDMFPLEDVSQHGYHVFYHGQKGHYGVALLTKNEPLAVRRGFPTDEEDAQRRIIMADIATPNGPLTVINGYFPQGESRDHPIKFPAKERFYADLQQYLEQQLSADAQVLIMGDLNISPTDLDIGIGEESRKRWLRTGKCSFLPEERAWLERLQNWGLVDTFRAANPECNNQFSWFDYRSRGFDENRGLRIDLLLASQPLATRCVATGIDYAIRGMEKPSDHAPVWSEFAL; translated from the coding sequence ATGAAGTTTGTCTCTTTTAATATCAATGGCCTACGTGCTCGACCACATCAACTAGCGGCGATAATCGAGCAACATCAACCAGAGGTTATCGGCCTTCAGGAAACGAAAGTACATGATGATATGTTTCCCCTTGAGGATGTCAGTCAGCATGGTTACCACGTTTTTTATCATGGGCAAAAAGGTCATTATGGTGTGGCGCTGTTAACCAAAAATGAACCATTGGCTGTTCGTCGTGGCTTCCCTACTGATGAAGAAGATGCTCAACGTCGTATTATAATGGCTGATATTGCAACGCCAAATGGTCCTCTCACTGTTATTAATGGCTATTTCCCCCAAGGAGAAAGCCGTGATCACCCCATAAAATTCCCAGCAAAAGAGCGTTTTTATGCTGACTTACAACAATATCTGGAACAACAACTTTCAGCAGATGCTCAGGTACTGATTATGGGGGATTTAAATATTAGTCCAACTGACCTGGATATTGGTATTGGCGAAGAGAGCCGTAAACGTTGGCTGCGCACAGGTAAGTGTTCATTTCTGCCTGAAGAGCGTGCCTGGCTGGAACGTTTACAAAACTGGGGGCTGGTTGATACATTCCGTGCAGCTAATCCTGAGTGTAACAATCAATTTTCGTGGTTTGATTATCGCTCCCGTGGTTTTGATGAGAATAGAGGCCTGCGTATAGATTTATTGTTGGCAAGTCAGCCACTGGCTACCCGCTGCGTTGCGACAGGAATTGATTATGCAATTCGCGGCATGGAAAAACCCTCAGACCACGCGCCAGTATGGTCTGAATTCGCGCTCTGA